One Lysinibacillus fusiformis genomic window carries:
- a CDS encoding transcription initiation factor TFIIIB, giving the protein MNQSTIATECPKCGGKELGQGKHNGYAAMHPDNKLSFGSDVVYIICTECGFIIESYVKKPEKFKGTL; this is encoded by the coding sequence ATGAACCAATCTACGATAGCAACAGAATGCCCAAAATGTGGTGGAAAGGAATTGGGGCAAGGTAAACATAATGGATATGCAGCTATGCACCCAGACAATAAGTTAAGCTTTGGGTCAGATGTTGTATACATTATTTGTACTGAATGTGGATTTATAATCGAAAGCTATGTAAAAAAGCCAGAGAAATTTAAGGGGACACTTTAG
- a CDS encoding thiolase family protein, giving the protein MTAENFAEKYAMSREQQDGFSYNSHKRVAEVRHSGRFVEEIAPVWVKTRKGMMEITEDEQIREKISKEALAKLKPAFK; this is encoded by the coding sequence ATGACGGCTGAAAACTTTGCGGAGAAATACGCAATGTCACGAGAACAACAGGATGGATTCTCCTACAATTCACATAAACGCGTAGCTGAAGTTCGTCATTCAGGGCGTTTCGTCGAGGAAATTGCACCAGTATGGGTGAAAACACGTAAAGGTATGATGGAAATAACGGAGGATGAGCAAATCCGTGAAAAAATCTCGAAGGAAGCCTTAGCAAAACTAAAACCGGCATTTAAATAA
- a CDS encoding thioredoxin family protein, with protein MENLQSIEQFEELKKGENTIFVFSADWCVDCRVIDPILPAIEENYADYRFVKIDRDQFIDLCIELDVYGIPSFLAYDKGYEVGRFVSKDRKTQQEIEAFMDGLKA; from the coding sequence GTGGAAAATTTACAATCGATTGAGCAATTTGAAGAACTAAAAAAGGGTGAAAATACGATATTTGTTTTTTCAGCAGATTGGTGTGTAGATTGTCGTGTCATTGATCCTATACTACCTGCAATAGAAGAAAATTATGCTGATTATCGTTTTGTTAAGATTGACCGCGATCAATTCATCGATCTATGTATCGAATTAGATGTATATGGTATTCCAAGTTTTCTTGCTTACGATAAAGGGTATGAAGTTGGCCGATTTGTTAGTAAAGACCGCAAAACACAACAAGAAATCGAAGCTTTTATGGATGGATTAAAAGCATAA
- a CDS encoding ribosomal maturation YjgA family protein, with product MRIAYFIVIVITILFGLASRKWSHLLLSFVAQNAGDILWAMMVYFGFRCLLVCKSTRTAIWLSFVFSFGIEFSQLYQGVWMNEIRGTSLGALILGKGFLAVDLIRYTAGIIIATVLDKIALKFILRR from the coding sequence ATGCGAATAGCTTATTTTATAGTGATTGTTATTACCATCTTATTTGGCCTCGCCTCTAGAAAATGGAGTCATCTGCTTCTATCATTTGTTGCACAGAACGCCGGGGACATACTATGGGCTATGATGGTTTATTTTGGATTTAGATGTTTGCTCGTGTGTAAGAGCACTCGAACAGCCATTTGGCTCAGCTTTGTATTTAGCTTCGGCATTGAATTTAGTCAGTTGTATCAGGGAGTCTGGATGAATGAGATTCGTGGAACATCGCTTGGGGCTCTGATACTTGGCAAAGGTTTTCTGGCAGTGGATTTGATTCGCTATACAGCGGGGATCATTATCGCTACTGTCTTAGATAAGATTGCCCTTAAGTTCATACTTCGCAGATAA
- a CDS encoding MMPL family transporter: MSHLLGRFGGFVARTRWIIIIGWIVLLVVGAALKGDVATKLSGGGGDVPGSHSSIVVEEFTKEYESRVDASLLLVVSDKQKEVDSQEYQDNLKAATDKLKEEKIVKDVITMLDVPEEERAKMIGENGKTSISIVKLNVDDEEASTLLPEIQEKYGEYVKTLGIEANLVGTAAVLGDLSTFSKEGLVKAELIVLPLIFIILFIVFRSFMASLIPFIVTVVSVVGAMNVIGIVATYVEISVFVTNAAVMLGLGVAIDYSLFMVNRFRIELVKENDVKAAVRKMMYTTGHTVLFSGITVIAAMSVLFIVNVPAIKALAFGSITVVCIAVLSTLTLLPAILMILGHRINWGSIKWLSKSENGPSKNWVKWSNIVMKRPALFVLISLIVLIALAIPSIQLKLFTPDVTVLPKESSVRQGFEQLQESFGEGRLSPQYVLLKTEGDVLSEENQVFAFEFIERLKDKEEVTEVNSMLNILNGVQPEQVESLVSSDQLPNKAKQELSKYIGNDKKSMVIEYYARETAATEETRSLVQSLREEKVLGLNPPEGMSVYTGGETAASLDNNQEIFDSLLPSILMMLILIFIILMVTFKSILIPLKAIILNLLSVSATYGIVVLIFVNGYGAEILGVESIGNIVSFVPMLLLALLFGLSTDYEVFLLGRIQEEYRLTNNNEHSISIGLQQTGPLITGAAILMIAVFTGFAFSGILPIQALGVGLAVGVLIDATIVRMILVPATMKLLGKWNWWFPKFKWFPMFKKTSENKNFIEKT; this comes from the coding sequence TTGAGTCATTTATTAGGCCGTTTTGGAGGATTTGTAGCTCGAACACGCTGGATCATCATTATTGGTTGGATTGTATTGTTAGTAGTTGGTGCTGCACTAAAGGGTGATGTAGCGACAAAACTGTCAGGGGGTGGTGGGGATGTACCGGGCTCCCATTCTTCAATCGTTGTTGAAGAGTTTACGAAAGAGTATGAATCTCGTGTAGATGCTTCACTCTTATTAGTAGTCTCAGATAAACAGAAGGAAGTAGATTCCCAAGAGTATCAAGACAATCTTAAAGCTGCTACTGATAAATTGAAGGAAGAAAAAATAGTAAAAGACGTTATCACTATGTTAGATGTGCCAGAAGAAGAACGTGCAAAAATGATAGGGGAAAATGGTAAAACAAGTATTTCAATTGTTAAATTAAATGTTGATGATGAAGAAGCATCAACATTGTTACCTGAAATTCAGGAAAAATATGGGGAATACGTTAAAACGTTAGGGATAGAAGCCAATCTTGTTGGAACAGCTGCTGTGTTGGGAGATTTATCAACATTTAGTAAAGAAGGCTTAGTGAAAGCTGAATTGATTGTATTGCCCTTAATTTTTATTATTTTGTTTATTGTATTTCGTAGCTTTATGGCTTCGTTAATCCCGTTTATCGTAACAGTGGTTTCTGTAGTCGGAGCAATGAATGTTATTGGGATAGTGGCAACCTATGTAGAAATCTCAGTGTTCGTAACAAATGCTGCTGTGATGCTTGGACTGGGTGTTGCAATTGACTATTCATTGTTTATGGTAAATCGTTTCCGTATAGAATTAGTGAAGGAAAATGATGTAAAAGCTGCTGTACGAAAAATGATGTATACAACGGGGCATACCGTATTATTCTCTGGCATTACAGTAATTGCAGCGATGTCTGTTCTATTCATCGTTAATGTGCCAGCAATTAAAGCATTAGCTTTTGGTTCTATTACAGTTGTATGTATTGCAGTGCTTTCGACGTTAACTTTATTACCAGCTATCTTAATGATATTAGGTCACCGAATTAATTGGGGAAGCATTAAATGGTTGTCTAAGTCCGAAAATGGACCGTCTAAAAACTGGGTAAAATGGTCAAACATAGTAATGAAGAGACCGGCATTATTTGTCCTCATTTCTTTAATTGTTTTAATTGCACTTGCGATTCCTTCAATACAATTAAAATTGTTTACTCCAGATGTCACTGTTCTTCCAAAGGAATCATCTGTTAGACAAGGATTTGAACAGCTGCAAGAGTCATTTGGGGAAGGAAGATTAAGCCCACAATATGTGTTGCTAAAGACAGAGGGAGACGTTTTGTCAGAAGAAAACCAAGTATTCGCATTTGAATTTATTGAACGTTTGAAGGACAAGGAAGAGGTAACTGAAGTAAATTCAATGTTAAACATCTTGAATGGTGTTCAACCTGAACAGGTTGAGAGTCTTGTTTCGTCAGATCAGCTTCCTAATAAAGCCAAGCAGGAGCTTAGTAAATATATAGGAAATGACAAAAAGTCCATGGTCATTGAGTATTATGCTAGAGAAACTGCCGCTACCGAGGAGACACGTTCATTGGTTCAATCACTACGCGAGGAGAAAGTATTAGGCTTGAATCCTCCGGAAGGGATGAGTGTTTATACGGGTGGGGAAACAGCTGCAAGCTTAGATAATAACCAAGAAATTTTTGATAGCCTACTCCCTTCTATTCTAATGATGTTGATTCTTATTTTTATTATTCTAATGGTGACCTTTAAAAGCATCCTTATCCCTCTTAAAGCGATCATTCTGAATTTACTATCGGTCAGTGCCACATATGGAATTGTCGTGTTAATTTTCGTTAATGGCTATGGTGCTGAAATATTAGGAGTTGAAAGCATTGGTAATATAGTAAGCTTTGTCCCGATGCTTTTATTAGCATTACTTTTTGGATTAAGTACAGATTATGAAGTATTCCTGTTAGGGAGAATACAAGAAGAATACCGACTTACAAACAACAATGAACATAGTATCTCTATCGGATTACAACAAACAGGTCCATTAATTACAGGGGCTGCCATTTTAATGATTGCTGTATTTACAGGCTTTGCATTTTCCGGAATACTTCCTATTCAAGCGTTGGGAGTTGGTTTGGCAGTGGGTGTTTTAATCGATGCGACAATTGTCCGCATGATTTTAGTTCCTGCGACAATGAAGCTACTAGGGAAATGGAATTGGTGGTTCCCTAAGTTTAAGTGGTTCCCTATGTTTAAAAAGACTTCTGAAAATAAGAATTTCATAGAAAAAACTTAG
- the cysK gene encoding cysteine synthase A: MKNTLYKSILDLVGNTPIVRLNQLVDDTCAEVLVKLEYFNPSGSVKDRAAYSLIQEAERQGLIGKGATIIEPTSGNTGIGLAMNAAAKGYKAIFVMPDNMTQERISILKAYGAQVILTPAVEKMPGAVKKALELHSQLENSFVPQQFENPANPAIHRITTAPEILKQTAGRLDVFVATAGTGGTITGTGEVLKENLPNLEVIVVEPKGSPVLSGGQPGQHKLVGTSPGFVPPILNTDVYDEIVQVTDENALQTTRDLARLEGILVGPSSGAAVWTAIQKARELGPGKRVLCIAPDNGERYLSMDGLFAVSK, from the coding sequence ATGAAGAATACATTATATAAATCTATATTAGATTTGGTTGGGAATACGCCAATCGTTCGATTAAATCAACTTGTAGACGATACGTGTGCAGAAGTCCTTGTTAAATTAGAGTATTTTAACCCAAGTGGTAGTGTAAAAGATCGTGCAGCCTATTCTTTAATACAAGAGGCTGAGCGTCAAGGATTAATCGGAAAAGGAGCTACGATTATTGAGCCAACTAGTGGTAATACAGGTATCGGGCTAGCAATGAATGCTGCTGCTAAAGGATATAAAGCGATATTTGTTATGCCTGATAACATGACGCAAGAACGAATATCCATATTAAAGGCCTATGGTGCGCAAGTTATTTTGACTCCTGCTGTCGAAAAAATGCCGGGGGCTGTAAAAAAAGCGCTTGAATTACATAGCCAATTGGAAAACAGTTTTGTTCCGCAACAGTTCGAAAATCCAGCAAATCCAGCGATTCATCGAATTACAACTGCACCAGAAATTCTAAAACAAACAGCTGGTAGATTGGATGTCTTTGTTGCTACTGCTGGAACAGGCGGTACAATTACTGGAACGGGTGAGGTATTAAAAGAAAACTTGCCTAATTTAGAAGTGATTGTTGTTGAGCCAAAGGGTTCCCCGGTACTCTCAGGCGGGCAACCGGGCCAGCATAAACTCGTAGGCACAAGTCCAGGATTCGTTCCCCCTATTTTAAATACGGATGTTTATGATGAGATTGTACAAGTAACAGATGAAAATGCATTGCAAACAACGCGTGATTTAGCAAGATTGGAAGGAATTTTAGTGGGACCTTCTTCAGGGGCAGCAGTATGGACAGCGATTCAAAAAGCTCGCGAGTTAGGTCCTGGTAAACGAGTTCTTTGTATAGCACCTGATAATGGAGAACGTTACTTAAGTATGGACGGGTTGTTTGCCGTTTCTAAATAA
- a CDS encoding ABC transporter ATP-binding protein, which translates to MIEVKNVKKNYGRKQVLKGLSFTAKKGEITCLIGINGVGKTTIMKAIMALTPINSGEILIDGEKIRKVSYDKITFIPDTITMLPQMKIAEAFAFMADFYKSWNPQRAEELLRFFKLDPTDRIANLSKGNTAKVNMLLGLALDVDYLLMDEPFSGIDIFSREQIAEVFTSHLIEDRGVILTTHEINDIEHLIDRAVLIDEGEVLKEFSVEEVRENEGKSVVDVMREVYRR; encoded by the coding sequence ATGATCGAAGTGAAAAATGTCAAAAAAAATTACGGCAGGAAACAGGTTTTAAAGGGTCTTTCCTTTACTGCTAAAAAAGGCGAAATTACTTGCTTAATTGGCATAAACGGAGTAGGAAAGACGACAATTATGAAAGCTATTATGGCACTTACGCCGATTAATAGCGGTGAAATTTTGATAGATGGGGAAAAAATCAGGAAAGTAAGCTATGACAAAATCACCTTTATTCCGGATACGATCACGATGTTGCCACAAATGAAAATTGCTGAAGCCTTTGCGTTCATGGCGGATTTTTATAAAAGCTGGAATCCGCAAAGGGCAGAAGAGCTGTTACGATTTTTTAAATTAGACCCTACTGATCGGATTGCCAATTTATCAAAGGGGAATACGGCTAAAGTCAATATGCTATTAGGTTTGGCACTGGATGTAGATTATTTACTGATGGATGAACCATTCTCCGGTATTGATATATTCTCCCGTGAACAAATTGCAGAAGTATTTACAAGTCATTTGATTGAGGACCGGGGTGTAATTCTCACAACTCATGAAATTAATGATATTGAGCACTTGATAGATAGAGCAGTGCTTATAGATGAAGGTGAAGTTTTAAAGGAATTTAGCGTAGAGGAAGTACGTGAGAATGAAGGGAAATCAGTCGTTGATGTTATGCGGGAGGTGTATCGAAGATGA
- a CDS encoding thioesterase II family protein, protein MTLFCFSYAGGTATLYLKWQRYIHRYIHLYPLEIPGRGTRVNESLCYSVEDIVDDVYRKISAIVDDGEYAIFGYSMGSLIGFELCRKLKENGHKMPVHLFTAALMSPNLIEKRKTISTLSNEDFQQELIKYNGFPNEIIENKAIMDFYLPILKADFEAIETYTYRKNERTIDVDITTLYGKDDTIQLEEIHEWAKVTTGTHDTYEMMGDHFFILSEVERISDIINKTLSREVNTLTESSYMIQQ, encoded by the coding sequence ATGACGTTGTTTTGTTTTTCTTACGCCGGTGGAACTGCAACACTTTATTTAAAGTGGCAGAGATATATTCATCGCTATATTCATCTATACCCACTCGAAATTCCAGGGCGAGGTACTAGGGTAAATGAATCATTATGCTACTCAGTTGAAGATATTGTGGATGATGTTTATCGAAAAATAAGCGCAATCGTTGATGATGGAGAATACGCAATATTTGGGTATAGCATGGGGAGCTTAATCGGCTTTGAACTTTGTAGAAAATTAAAAGAGAATGGTCATAAAATGCCAGTGCATTTATTTACAGCAGCGTTAATGTCCCCGAACCTTATTGAAAAAAGGAAAACTATAAGCACATTATCGAATGAGGATTTTCAACAAGAGCTTATCAAATACAATGGATTTCCTAATGAAATTATTGAAAACAAAGCAATAATGGATTTTTATCTACCTATATTGAAAGCAGATTTTGAGGCAATTGAAACGTATACGTATAGAAAAAATGAACGCACAATTGACGTAGATATTACGACTTTATATGGGAAAGACGATACGATCCAATTGGAAGAAATACATGAATGGGCGAAGGTAACAACGGGAACACATGATACTTACGAGATGATGGGTGATCATTTTTTTATTCTTTCTGAAGTAGAGAGGATAAGTGACATTATCAATAAAACGTTATCGAGAGAAGTAAACACCCTCACTGAATCATCTTACATGATTCAGCAATAG
- a CDS encoding LysR family transcriptional regulator codes for MELRQLKTFHTLATTLNFTRAAEVQNYVPSTVTMQMKSLEDELGVKLVDRLGKKVALTDAGRSFLGYVDHILCELEEAQYAVKQSGEMTGTLTISADETLCTYRLPAVLRRFRLRYPGVRLMFRPLSKPNLKQSLREGNADIIFMLDEMKGEAGICGEKVRDELFYLLVAPEHPLASQTNLLIDDFNGETFLLTEQGCSYRMFFERSLSQKAMGNITELEFNSAEAIKQCAKIGMGIAILPEMAVAAELNRGELVTLPWDLTAISFATQMFWHEEKWMSPAIEAFLDLTRETFLIQS; via the coding sequence ATGGAATTGCGTCAACTCAAAACGTTTCATACCCTTGCTACTACGCTCAACTTTACCCGCGCAGCGGAAGTGCAGAACTACGTTCCCTCAACGGTAACGATGCAGATGAAATCATTGGAGGATGAACTTGGCGTCAAGCTGGTGGACCGACTTGGGAAAAAGGTGGCTCTGACCGATGCGGGCAGAAGTTTTCTGGGCTATGTGGATCACATCTTGTGTGAGCTGGAAGAAGCGCAGTATGCTGTGAAGCAATCTGGCGAAATGACCGGTACGCTAACCATAAGTGCGGATGAAACCCTGTGTACATACCGACTTCCGGCTGTGCTACGCCGATTTCGTTTGCGTTATCCGGGGGTTCGGTTGATGTTTCGCCCTCTCAGTAAGCCGAACCTGAAGCAAAGCTTGCGGGAAGGGAACGCGGACATTATTTTTATGCTAGATGAGATGAAGGGAGAAGCAGGAATCTGCGGAGAAAAAGTGCGTGACGAACTCTTTTATCTATTAGTCGCACCGGAGCATCCGTTGGCTTCACAGACCAATTTATTGATTGATGACTTTAATGGTGAAACTTTCCTGCTGACGGAGCAGGGCTGCTCCTATCGGATGTTTTTTGAACGAAGTCTTTCTCAAAAGGCCATGGGAAACATTACGGAATTAGAATTTAACAGCGCAGAGGCCATTAAGCAATGTGCAAAAATAGGGATGGGCATCGCCATCTTGCCTGAAATGGCCGTAGCGGCAGAGCTCAATCGTGGTGAGTTGGTTACATTGCCATGGGATTTGACAGCCATATCTTTTGCTACCCAAATGTTTTGGCATGAAGAGAAATGGATGTCCCCCGCCATTGAAGCCTTTTTGGACTTAACCAGAGAGACCTTCCTGATTCAATCGTAA
- a CDS encoding condensation domain-containing protein, with protein MLLTTVSSPTEITASGQDWANHIAGYYTSDIQLKVILEFESRIDVELMQKAIRQSIDAEPILGCRFVEDPQNAYWKRYEDINQLTWCLFEEKQNKDEAIHTFLSNPIEPQEQLLHARIIRSQESDTLCLVINHACSDAAGAKDYIHLLASIYSHLVQDKDYTQAQNLSTHRDASKVYQALGIDDIRTAWNPQRIASKPTWAFPNYPGNKESLQIAMRKLDATAFSSLYSYSKINGKTINDLMLTAFYRAMFEMVSPPNEEPMELTATVDLRKYLPTKKAETICNLSGAINTRVARYSGEDFESTLARVSEAMNILKNDNPGIHNAAGMEIMRGMRYQDVEMFLRNAKQKGHESGKSSPLFSNMGIIADYPLKFGNVAINDLYIVSPAAFTPGLIFAFGTYNKAITITISYYEPLNRKKDVEHFLDLFIKELEVCMN; from the coding sequence ATGTTATTAACTACTGTATCCTCACCTACTGAAATCACTGCGAGTGGACAGGATTGGGCAAACCATATAGCAGGCTATTATACTTCTGATATACAACTCAAAGTTATTCTTGAATTTGAGAGTAGGATTGATGTAGAGCTAATGCAAAAAGCGATAAGACAATCCATAGATGCCGAACCTATTCTTGGCTGCCGTTTTGTTGAAGATCCCCAAAATGCATACTGGAAAAGATATGAGGATATCAATCAATTAACATGGTGCTTATTTGAAGAAAAACAGAATAAAGACGAGGCCATTCATACCTTCTTATCCAATCCTATCGAACCACAAGAACAGCTGCTTCATGCAAGGATTATCCGTTCTCAAGAATCTGATACTTTATGTCTTGTGATTAATCATGCATGTAGCGATGCAGCAGGTGCAAAGGACTATATTCATCTTCTTGCGAGTATCTATAGTCATTTAGTTCAAGATAAGGATTATACTCAAGCTCAAAACCTATCAACTCATCGGGATGCAAGTAAAGTCTATCAGGCATTAGGTATTGACGATATTAGAACAGCTTGGAACCCTCAACGGATTGCTTCAAAGCCAACCTGGGCATTTCCAAACTATCCAGGTAATAAAGAATCATTGCAAATTGCAATGAGAAAATTGGATGCCACAGCTTTCTCATCATTGTATTCCTATTCCAAAATAAATGGAAAAACGATTAATGATCTTATGCTAACAGCCTTTTATAGAGCCATGTTTGAAATGGTTTCTCCACCAAATGAAGAACCGATGGAATTGACCGCAACCGTTGATTTAAGGAAATACCTTCCCACTAAAAAGGCAGAGACCATTTGTAATTTATCTGGTGCTATCAATACTAGGGTTGCCAGGTATTCAGGTGAAGACTTCGAATCAACCTTAGCTAGAGTTTCAGAGGCAATGAACATCCTGAAAAATGACAATCCCGGTATCCATAATGCAGCAGGTATGGAAATAATGAGAGGCATGCGCTATCAAGACGTAGAAATGTTTTTACGGAATGCAAAGCAAAAAGGACATGAAAGTGGAAAGTCCTCTCCACTCTTTTCAAATATGGGGATTATTGCGGATTATCCATTAAAATTTGGCAATGTCGCAATAAATGATCTGTATATCGTATCACCAGCAGCATTTACACCTGGCTTAATATTTGCCTTTGGCACGTATAATAAGGCAATAACAATAACAATTAGCTACTACGAACCACTCAATCGCAAAAAAGATGTCGAACACTTTTTAGATTTATTTATTAAAGAATTGGAAGTTTGTATGAACTAA
- a CDS encoding GntR family transcriptional regulator has protein sequence MTVKFNNRDPVYVQVIRHFKEQIAKGFFEPGQEIPSRRELAHQLKINPNTAQRAYKEMEEQGLIFTEGNMPSCITKDEAVLKSVREELIVEAVDLFLGSIKSINVPLSEVLELVEKKYDAESGETEESK, from the coding sequence TTGACTGTAAAGTTTAATAATCGAGATCCAGTTTATGTGCAGGTTATTCGGCATTTTAAAGAGCAAATTGCCAAGGGTTTTTTTGAACCTGGCCAGGAGATTCCATCAAGAAGGGAACTGGCCCATCAGCTGAAGATTAACCCCAATACCGCGCAACGAGCTTATAAGGAAATGGAGGAACAAGGATTGATTTTTACTGAGGGAAATATGCCAAGTTGTATTACGAAAGATGAAGCGGTCCTTAAAAGTGTCCGTGAAGAATTGATTGTCGAAGCGGTTGATTTATTTTTAGGTTCCATTAAATCCATCAATGTGCCGTTATCCGAAGTGTTGGAACTAGTTGAGAAAAAGTATGATGCCGAAAGCGGGGAAACGGAGGAATCGAAATGA
- a CDS encoding alpha/beta fold hydrolase has translation MKDYELYELGDVELQSGDTLPNAVLAYKTYGTLNAARNNVIVYPTWFAGLHTDNEWLIGPGKALDPEKYFIIVPNMLGNGLSSSPSNTPPPYHQAHFPHVTIYDNVRLQHQLVTKKFGITKIALVVGWSLGAVQTFQWGVSYPNMVERIAPFGGTAKTQPHAKVVFEGMIAALQADAAWKGGYYNEQPKVGLAAMGRIYAAWGFSQAYYLEQLYQQEGYHTLEEYLVDYWDQVFFSFDANNLITMLRTGITGDISANSIYNGNFELALSNITAKALVMPGSTDLFFPPQDNEYETRHMPNAICLPIESNWGHCAGIGQHAQDSECIDERLKRFLLE, from the coding sequence ATGAAAGATTATGAACTGTATGAACTGGGGGATGTGGAGCTGCAATCCGGTGACACTCTACCTAATGCCGTACTCGCATATAAAACCTACGGTACGTTGAATGCGGCCAGAAACAATGTGATCGTTTATCCTACTTGGTTTGCAGGACTGCATACCGATAATGAATGGTTGATCGGACCTGGTAAAGCACTGGACCCAGAAAAGTATTTTATCATTGTCCCCAATATGCTGGGGAACGGGTTGTCCTCTTCACCGAGCAATACACCACCGCCTTATCACCAGGCACACTTTCCGCACGTCACTATCTATGATAATGTGCGACTCCAGCATCAACTGGTGACGAAGAAGTTTGGCATTACAAAAATCGCGCTTGTTGTCGGTTGGTCACTTGGTGCTGTTCAGACCTTCCAATGGGGGGTAAGTTATCCCAATATGGTTGAGCGCATCGCTCCATTCGGAGGAACCGCTAAAACCCAGCCACATGCCAAGGTTGTATTCGAGGGAATGATTGCCGCACTTCAAGCCGATGCTGCCTGGAAGGGTGGTTATTACAACGAGCAGCCAAAAGTTGGATTGGCGGCCATGGGACGGATTTATGCGGCTTGGGGCTTCTCACAGGCTTATTATCTAGAGCAGCTTTACCAGCAAGAGGGCTACCACACCTTGGAAGAATATCTCGTAGATTACTGGGATCAAGTATTTTTCAGCTTTGACGCCAATAACCTGATTACCATGCTACGCACTGGTATCACCGGAGATATTAGCGCAAACTCGATTTATAACGGCAACTTCGAGCTTGCATTAAGCAACATTACAGCGAAGGCGCTAGTCATGCCTGGAAGCACAGACCTGTTCTTCCCTCCGCAAGACAACGAATATGAAACCCGACACATGCCAAACGCCATTTGCCTCCCGATTGAATCCAACTGGGGACATTGCGCGGGCATCGGACAGCATGCACAGGATTCGGAATGTATAGATGAACGTCTCAAGCGATTCTTGCTCGAATGA